Proteins encoded in a region of the Campylobacter geochelonis genome:
- the accD gene encoding acetyl-CoA carboxylase, carboxyltransferase subunit beta, with protein MNFGDIFSKIRRKQADPSEAPAHWIKCPNCHSLMYYKEVEACHNVCPKCGHHMRLTADQRIALLADEGSFVEFDKTLEPVDPLKFVDKKSYKKRVSESEAKTGRHSSVISGEAKINGVDVELVVFDFAFMGGSLGSVEGEKIVRAVKRCIEKRRALVIVSASGGARMQESTYSLMQMSKTSAAVKKLADEKLPFISVLTDPTMGGVSASFAWLGDIIMAEPGALIGFAGQRVIKQTIGADLPEGFQRSEFLLEHGLIDAIVARQDHKKYISDMIELLSKTKKDEKALAALEDKNLDNEDDEE; from the coding sequence ATGAATTTTGGTGATATATTTTCAAAAATAAGAAGGAAGCAAGCCGATCCTAGCGAGGCACCAGCGCATTGGATTAAGTGTCCAAACTGCCACTCTTTGATGTATTATAAAGAGGTGGAGGCTTGTCATAATGTCTGCCCAAAATGCGGTCATCACATGAGATTAACAGCAGATCAAAGAATAGCGCTTTTAGCTGATGAGGGAAGTTTTGTTGAATTTGATAAAACTCTTGAGCCTGTTGATCCTTTAAAATTTGTCGATAAAAAATCATATAAAAAACGAGTTAGCGAAAGCGAAGCAAAGACAGGAAGACACAGCTCTGTTATAAGTGGCGAGGCTAAAATCAATGGCGTTGATGTAGAGCTTGTGGTTTTTGACTTTGCTTTTATGGGTGGAAGCTTAGGCTCAGTTGAGGGCGAAAAAATTGTAAGAGCGGTAAAACGCTGTATAGAAAAACGAAGAGCATTAGTCATAGTAAGCGCAAGTGGCGGCGCTAGAATGCAAGAAAGCACCTACTCTTTAATGCAGATGAGTAAAACTTCAGCTGCGGTTAAAAAACTAGCAGATGAAAAACTACCATTTATCTCAGTTTTAACAGATCCAACAATGGGCGGCGTGAGCGCTTCTTTTGCGTGGCTTGGCGATATTATCATGGCTGAACCGGGCGCTTTGATTGGGTTTGCTGGACAAAGAGTTATAAAGCAAACGATTGGAGCGGATTTACCAGAAGGTTTCCAACGCTCTGAGTTTTTACTAGAACATGGGCTGATAGATGCCATTGTTGCTAGACAAGATCATAAAAAATACATCAGCGATATGATAGAACTTCTTAGTAAAACTAAAAAAGATGAAAAAGCATTAGCTGCGT